acaacagcattaaactctttgtatattgtgcctaaaactcttgtgaatatactctctgggtttatagacgttgttattgtgtttgttatgtaaaaatgccagaagaagcccaggttgcttttccaaaagccgaaattgtgattcaagttgtgtgatataaccaggccaaaatgcatagaacactgccatctactggcgaccagtaatatcacagtgttgtcgaccgcagaattttaaaattatgtgtaggtttccaaaacctgagagaccccacacgtggagataaaaacaaataatagatctgacaggtttcgttgtacagtgtgtggtgtcagccacatggttAAAACAAcatacacaaacagatttcacacacgaacattcccaggtcagacacctcgctttctgattggctgcatgtcacatttagctcctcacgtccttctgagcagatcagagcgctcttacaaaccacacacggccggaatatctgataagtttatatttagcatcatcatgattgtcggggtgtccttaagattgtcggaaggggaagattgggtccgatatcggcctaattatcttgccatgtgaaccaggcttgatgttatgatgactgattgatctgttataacaccgcaccgaacatgttttcactattatttgatttctttgtgcgattgACATCGTTAACGGCGATTCCAAtagccacacaattccaacacacgagaaagttttttgacagttcttgttagtgaaagaaaccttgtctccctaactggatagagttgtgatgtcatcacgcgtgcacttaggcgctgtctagctggatcttgaaaatttttttttatacaaatgaaaaaaattacattttacaaaatcacatttatttgtaaacaccaacacattacattgattcacttgtgttggtttttacatagaataaatgaatcaaccaatcagtatgagcggaggcttagttacccataattccctttggggatctgtgtgttaatgttcaaatcttcagaattagtgcattattttaaaattaacagatgtgttatatatcactttgtacattttaagacgttacattaatgtagttattctatccataataattttatttttaaagcaaaaccataattcaaatctgctttccatttcaagacctctgcctcatcgcgggaccactgtatcctgtcaaggtaaatgatgttTTCCTACAGGAAGGGGCACAGTGCTTTGTGCACTCTGTCCTCTGCCCTGGCAAGACaagcactggctcattggctgttttgttttgtgaTCACCAATGGTTCTAtcagaagctttggtggtgtttaaactcaaaatcagctttttaGTAGCTAAGAGCGTATGGGAGGTAAAATTTAAAGTCATCGGTTATCTGTACCTTCTGGtaggtttttaggcagtttagcaTTAAaaacgataacttttcagttagctgattaccagttatcgaagctaactttttggttagctgtgcccaccactgtttggaCATTACCTGATGTTGGCAGCTTGAGTCTTTAAGTATGACCATGACTGTCATCATTACTGAAATGTAAatccaaaatctaaaaatgcataATTTCTTAAGCACTTAATATGTAAATGTGTAAATAAATGGTTTGAACAACTTTTGCTTTCACTTCAGAGTTGACTTATCATTCATGCTTTTCAAGCATATTCATCATCTTTGCTGTTTTGTCATCCTCCTGTCACATCAATCCATCTttctatttgtaacttgtaacttTTCCTTCTCTATGCCACCGATTTAAACTATTTTTTTCCACCTTTCTTTGCATCCTTTTAGGACAACCAGTTGGAGTTCTTGGAGGATGATTTGTTCATTGACCTTTTGAACCTCAGTCATCTCTTTCTGCATGGTAACCGTCTGTGGAGCCTACGCCAAAACACCTTCCGTGGTCTAGGGGTGTTGGACCGCCTGCTTCTTCACCACAACCAAATTCAGTGGGTTGACCGCCAGGCTTTTCATGACCTGCGGCGTATCACCACACTGTATCTGTTTAATAACTCTCTGAACGAGCTTTCTGGTGCCACCTTGACTCTGCTGCCGGCACTGGAGTACTTACGACTGAATGACAACCCGTGGGAGTGCGACTGCAAGGCCCTGTCACTTTGGGATTGGCTACGGAGATTCAGAGGCTCCACCTCCTCGGTCATGTGCGCGTCACCACCAGAGATAGCCGGGAAAGACCTGAAAACACTGAAGAAAGAAGAGCTGCCAAGTTGCTTGTCAGGAGAGGGCCATGCACATGGCAGCGTGGGTGGGGAGCTGGAGCAGGGTGAGTCCTTGAACCACCTGAATCGTCACAGAaaccatcacaatcaccatcaGCAGCCGTACTTGCCCCATGGTGACCAGTACAGTCTGCCTTCACCTTCGCCCCTGCCTCGACCACCCAAGGGAGGCCGCAGAAACTGTACAAGGCGGGGCCGCAAGGCAAAAGGGGGGCTTAATGAAGTGCAGGTACTAAGGGAGGGGGGTGAGAAAGACTATACCCCTGATGGAGGTAAAAATGAACTGACAACTGCCAGAAAGAGGGAGTGCATCCTGAGAACTTCTGTTGGTCCACCAAGTGGGGTCCAGAGAGTAAATAATAAATCAGTGTCCCACCTTCTGGGTTCTATTATCTGCTTCCCTTTGGCTCTGCTGCTGTCACTCAGTTCAGTGATCCCACGCTGAGAGAggccattgacatttttgtgccaATGATGCAACCTTCTGATTAATTTTTGTTCGCCCTGGCTCTTTAAATGAGGCATGTGTGCATAACTGTGCTTGTACATGACTGTGTATAAAGAACATCATCAAATAGCTATTGTTGAAGTATGCCTGTGGTGTGAAGCAGGGATCTTTATGAGTCATAATTAAGCATTGAAGTCAGGGAAAACTTCAGCCTGTTGCAGTGATGATGTCACCAAGGGAAAACAGCAGGAAAACTTTACATTTCTCTCCATGGTATCAATTTCATCACTCATTTTGTGTTGTCTTAAACCTGTACAGCCATGTCTAATGATAAGCTAATGATTATTTCAAATAATAatagaaaacacaacaaacacagtGAGTGTGAAAAAGTCATGCAGCACCATCACGCACACTCATTGTTACTTTCAACATCTAGAAACGAAACACAAAAGACTGTGGCAGCAGCGCAAGCCATCAGAAGAGCTGTTCAGCTGTGATAACTCTCGTGACCAGCTAAAAACAGCGGATTTAGCTTCAGTTTGTGCACGTCTGATCGTTGATTTCTGTCTAAACTCTCAAACAGGAGTTGAGGCACATCTATCGGTGTCGGTAATGTTACTTTAAAACCTGCCCTGCTGAGAGGTGACCCTTTTATCCAAACATTTAAAAGCCATCCAGAAGTAACTTACTGCCGTTCAGGCTGAGTGATCTCTGATATGAGTGAGTGAGGATTATCGTGTTAGTCTCTGTGTGTTTGCTTCTTTTCTTGTAACCACTAAAGCCATGAAGGTAGTTCACAGCTAGATTGTAAGAGTGCCTAATGAGAGCCAGCGGCCAATGAGGGCTGATTTTGGAGCAATCAGATGGTTTCATTTCCTTTTCAACCTCACTGACTACCAAACAGTCAGGCCTGGGATACGCTTCAGCCTGTGCCCAACATTGAAAAACTTTCCCACACATTTCTATGTTGCTGCCAGACCTGTTGTGGAAGTCTATGTCCTTCAAGCAGAGATGAGTCAGAGTGAGTCTTTCATTGAGGGAGTGATGACGGATAATCCGTTGCTGAAGATGAAGGAAACAAAAGCACTGCACAGGGTAAAAGTACTGACACACTGCTGCAGGATTTTTTCATGTCATCTATGGTGTGTTTGtcacactccacagcagatgggCCCGATGAGCTCCAACCCCCGATTGGATATTTAGATTCTGATGGAGGCTGAAATCTGAATGCTTCGGGTTCTTCTTCTGGAAACTGATTCAAAACAAACTGGAGCAGGTCAAACACATGCAACTACAATTCAACCCAACCAATCATCTTCACAGTCTTCCTGCCCCTTATACAGTCTACGGcaaaactccacagtggcaacaacaaaaaatctcaaaggtggaGGGTCTATAGTGTCagctttctgtgtaggctctcagttgtccaggtggtttccaagtGGTTCCAGgtggtcgaagattcaagcttctctactatagtgtCAGGTGTGGCATTTGTGCTTAGTATATTGTAATTATTGGCAAGAAATATAAATATAGTCTACTCAGTCCTACTAACCATAAAACTAATGTTGCCTCTTCTTTTCCCTTAAGGGGATAGATGACAGGGGTGGAATTTATATGTGTAAATTTCCAAATTGCACAAATGGTGTTTGAAACCATACCAAAACATTCCTTTTGTCATAAAGATTCAGAAAGTGATGTACGGTTCTTGGATTATAAATGAAAAGGTTAAAAGTCACAGTGGGTGTGAAAAATGTCAGAAACTTgtaacatgttaaaaaaatattCCTTCAAATTGttagtcttttttatttattatttattttatatagtgccaattcacaacaaagtagcctcagggcacttcacacaagtaaggtttaaccttaccaacccccagagcaaacacacaggcgacagcgctaagaaaaaaactccctctgatgatttgagtaagaaacctcaagcagaccagacgcaaagaccctctgcttgggccacgctaccgacacaattgacaaaataaTTTACAACAGAAcgtgagggtttcagaaacagacaccacacccatctctggatggagccgcacctcaaacagagagaaaaaacagaatcatgcatcggaaagacaacaaatagagtataatttttcagcattaagcaacatgaaaaacagaagaaatactaaggtgatcgccaaccactagccttaagcttcacaaAAACACCCAgattttatactcaacaaaaatataaacgcaacacttttggttttgctcccattttgtatgagatgaactcaaagatctaacacaatatcaccatttccctcaaatattgttcacaaaccagtctaaatctgtgatagtgagcacttctcctttgctgagataatccatcccacctcacaggtgtgccatatcaagatgctgattagacaccatgattagtgcacaggtgtgccttagtctatccacaataaaaggccactctgaagggtgcagttttgttttattggggggataccagtcagtatctggtgtgaccaccatttgcctcttgcagtgcaacacatctccttcgcatagagttgatcaggttgtcaattgtggcctgtggaatgttgattcactcctcttcaatggttgtgcgaagttgcaacaacgaactggagtcaggtcgagaccccgattaggacgacgagcatgcagatgagcttccctgagacggtttctgacagtttgtgcagaaattctttggttatgcaaaccgattgtttcagcagctgtccgagtggctggtctcagacgatcttggaggtaaacatgctggatgtggaggtcctgggctggtgtggttacacgtgatctgcggttgtgaggctggttggatgtactgccaaattctctgaaacgcctttggagacggcttatggtagagaaatgaacattcaatacacgagcaacagctctggtttacgttcctgctgtcagcatgccaattgcacgctccctcaaatcttgcgacatctgtgacattgtgctgtgtgataaaactgcatctttcagagtggccttttattgtgggcagtctaaggcacacctatgcactaatcatggtgtctaatcagcatcttggtatggcacacctgtgaggtgggatggattatctcagcaaaggagaagtgctcaatatcacagatttagtctggtttgtgaacaatatttgagggaaatggtgatattgtgtatgtggaaaaagttttagatctttgagttcatctcatacaaaatgggagcaaaaccaaaagtgttgcgtttatatttttgttgagtgtagataaagttgaggctacggcctgctccatttcctaataaaatgaatttaaaagggtaaaaagcatagttacATACTACTTTATActatgaattgtttctgtgaattgttttgcaatttatgtctgtagcatggcccaagcagagggtcacccctttgagtctggtctgcttgtggtttcttcctcagatggagtttttccttaccactgttgctctgggggttagtaaggttagattttagtgccttgaggcaactctgttgtgatttggcactatataaatgaaaataaattgaaaataaattgaaatatgtCAGTAACAATACAGTATATAAaattggccctgcaacagactggcatcatgtccagggtcctgcctcatgccctgtgactgttgggagaggctccagctccccccccACCCTCgtaactcttaattggagtaaacggttgaaggtgagtgaatgAGTATATAAAATTACAGAGAACAACAATAAAGAAAATGTTTCCACTGGGCTCCtttattaaaagaaaaagaaTTTAAAGTATAAGTCCAGATCACGTGGAGTGGATTCCAGAAGCCCACTGCAACTGCATGCACTGCCAGGCCACGGCCAGCACAGGTGGGGCTGCCAGACACGCTgggccacttccagaagtgctgttcctctcCAATCATCTCCACTCTGTTGGTGCCTCCCAGGGCAGCTCGTGTGTGTCTCACACCCAGAATGTCAGATTGTCATATTTTTCCTCAAATCACTCACAATATAGTTTCATGGCTCTCCAACCCCTCACAAGGTTCTCTCACAATTCTTGCACAATATGAGTCATGGAGACTACATTCCAAGGGCTTTGCGAGTGTGTGGCAAGGACCTCTGTTACCTCGCCAACTTTGAATTGTTCAAAATCCACGTGACACGTGCAATACCCTATAACTGAAGTGAGGGAATTGTAACACCCAGCAAACTTGACGCGAAATCAAGTGAATTCACTCCACAATCGGGTCAGCTTTGTCACAATGGGATTGTTTGGAATGTTGTTGCTTGGGGAACAGAAAAGAGGAGAACTGGGAGATGCTGGGGAGCAGCAGATGTTCTCTGCAGATGACAATGCAATCTTAATTTAGGTTATATTGTAAAACATAGGTTGACAATAGTCGTTGTGAGGGCTCCACTGCTAGGTTTAAGTTAAATGATTTTTCAGCTTTATTGTCCAGTTTATAATATTTGTTAGAAAAATAACCAAAATAATAAGTTACATTACTCTGAAGAATCTTTAAAACAATTGCATTACTTACATGTTAcattttttaaccttttaactAGTAATCTGTAACCCATTATATTTGTAAAAGTAGCCTTATCAACACTGATTGCAAATGGGTCaagttatacttttttttttttgctgaatatTATAACAAAAGTAGTACTTTGGTATGGTTTTCAACAACATCTCAGCATTTTCCAAATTTGTCCCTTGTAGAAACTTGCCATTTATAGGTCATCCAAAAAGCAGCAGTATCAATTTCACAGTAGTTACAACTGAttaaattgtaaatggactgtatttatatagcgcttttccatctgcatcagacgcacaaagcgctttacaataatgcctcactttcatccctatgtgagggtgctgccatacaaggtattcactacacactgggagcaactaggggattaaggaccttgcccaaaggcccttagtgatattCCGGTCAAGCTGAtttcaaccgaggatcctctggtctcaagtccaacgcttaaccactagaccatcacctgccctaaagaccatcacctccccacatgaGTAGAATACATTTCTAGGCGTTGCCAATATTAACACTAACTAACATTGCACATGTCCATCAGAAGCACTGGAGGACATTAGTCGGGCCATTTATAATGAAATGAAGTGCTGTAGGTCTGTTTCTTACAGCTTTACAAAGTTATTAAACATATTTAAACAAGAGCTGTTCATGTATGCAAATGTAGACCTAGCTAAAAACCTACAATCTTCAGATGCTCACAAAAGCACAAATCATTGCCCGACTTTATTCGCTGGCAACCTAAAAATACCGTTTGGGTTGTAATCCGAGGGAGGGGATGTGTTTGCACCGTGCTTGTCTGTGTTCTCTGCTGAGCCCtgcaattattatttttaatcataACTATCTAAATACTGGGGATGAACAACCGCCTGGTGTCACTGGCGTCAATCTTCCGCTATGTAGGATTAGTGCTCCCTATTGGTGACCTTGTTTTTGCTGCTGTGACTCCACAGGTGatgtaaattgtgtttgttgatgTGAGGACTtttgtaaacaaaacaaaacaaaaaaaaagctgaaagatggaaaaaaaaatgactgtcatgtctttacagtttctgaaaacttcACAGGGAGCTCGAAGCTTGGaactttaatttttatttgttttgtgggagtttttttttttttagccatgtAAGATGAACAACATGCTTAGACACCACACTGTCTCCTTGTCAGTCCTGTTTCTTTCCTTCTGTTCATccatctctccctccctctcctcATCTGTTTCCCCCAGCTATCTCCTTAACTGCTTTTCTCTCCCCTCTTTCTGCGCACAACCAAATGTTTTCTATGTGCTTATCAAACAATGCCAGACTCAAAAGctgtttataaataacattaaacaGAAAGTGTCCTCAAATGGCTGAGGTGGACTGTGTTTGTTCGCCTGCCTTTTGTCATGGCGCATGCATGCTTTGTCTGCAGCTAATAGAGTTCCAAAATGAGCCCTGAGGCTGAGTGATAAGGTGATGAGAGGAAGGAAAAATGGTTAAAAAGTAAGAAAGGTAATGGAATAACGATGCTCATTCATCTACTGCTGGGGGAGAAACACGCTCGCATTTAATATACGTTTGGCCCCCTTCATGTCCCAGTTTCTCTCGTGCAATCACAAGCCTTGTATAAAACATACAAGCTTGGGAAATGCTCACTCCCCTGTCGAGCTGCATTAGCTGTGAGCATGTGAGGAGGCGTGTCAGGGCGAGGTCAGATCGAGCACGCCAGCTTGTTTCTGTGTCTGCATTTATGCATTTGTATGTCCACCGGTGTGCCGCGTATGCCCACTGTCACACCAGACCCAACCAGAGAACAGGTGAAGGAGAGGCACACTTCTGAGAGATCACCACACCCTGGAAAACAGCTGatgaagaaagaaagagaaaacacTCAGTGAGTCCCAAGGATGTGGAGACCATGGGGCGATAATGGAATGAAATTGATGTCATCTGAACCAAACAGACTGGCGGTGAGGTGAGGAGATGTGCACATGCAGGTGCATTGTCTGTAAAATGTAAGACTGAGTCGTATCTGGTCAGTTGGTGCATCTAGATGTACTGCTTGTGATGAGCACAGACCTTCTGCTTCAGGAACGTCTCCGAATTCAGAAAGAGTTATGAAAAATTCATATGTTTTCAAAAATAGAAGTTGCATGGTTAAAGCTGCATCAATTATGAAGCACTATAAGCACAATAACGGCCCAGAGATGCTGAATAGACGAATGCTGTAGTGTGACAGGTTGCAAAGTGAAAGGAGAGCAAATAAAGGGTGTAAAatgataccgtattttccggactataagtcgcacttttttacatgttttggccgggggtgcgacctatactccggtgcgacttataaatgaaaaatataccggtaggatctcaattaatttactgtaacaaaacaattttacgtgacagagtcgatctatgttttaaaatggccaccggaaaaggaaatgcaatgcatcatgggcactgtagtatgacggccatcctatagttcacgctggtcgcgataaccaatcagagaacagaactttggatgcatattgaaatgcaatgcatcatgggcactgtagtatgacggccatcctatagttcacgctggtcgcgataaccaatcagagaacagaactttggatgcatattcctcacctcacccacagcgtgtgaagctgacgaactcggtgcttgctgttattccagcatggcgaacagaacagcttcaacccttggatatcaatgtgagcagagtgtttaaattgacgctgagagctgcgtgggagcaccgggtgagcgacggcggaggattagcgtgtgcacttggaaggagctggcgtcgatgattgtgaaaagcgtttgaagcagacgaacatggtgtttattccgggacggctaacaagacagcttcaacccttggatatcagtgtgagcagagttgacgctggagctgcatgggagcactgagcgacggcggaggattaacgtctccacttggaaggagctggatcgacaccgctgggtggtcatgagctgcgcaggtaggcgctgcatggttcggctcgcaatgtggtccgcaaaatacaaacatatccgtaggtaaaatgcagctcacgagagggcactcgaggcttgtgtaactgttcctgcgacttctgactaccatagaaaaataaaaattttaacgttactgataacataagacaacggagaaggcccgaaaaaatgccaccaaaaagaaaatcatactctgcagattacaagttgcgactggtgaaatatgcatccgaaaacggtagccgtcacaatattatcatctgaacttttcatgttaacatacctgtatgtccatgggacttatagtccagtggaccttatttatggtttattttctttataatggataaagtggctggtgcgacttatactccggtgcgacttatagtccggaaaatacggtacatacaAAGAAGCAAAATCCATAAACTGGCCATGTTAGAAAAGAAACAAACAGCCCTCAAACTAGAGTGACATTCAACTGTCAAAGGAAGGAAGTTGGGATTCTGACTTTTATCCATATCATATATTTATGATATCATAAAGCCaggatgtcacacacacacacaaaaaaaatctgccagtataaaaaaaatacagtaaaatatgaAGCATAAACTTTGTTGCAAATCCAGATTGCCACCAAAATATTTGTCCCGAATCCACTGAGATTCTCTCAAAATTTATATTTTCTTGAGAATGAGGTAACGaagtaattttaaaaagttgCAGCTCCAGATCACCACTAGAACTTCAGAAACTTGTACTTGAGCCAAGGAGCATCTTTTCACAAACTTATGTTGAAATCTGTTGTTTATGGAATATGTTTACCAGTAGTATAGCTTGCAGTATAAATTTACCAATTTTAGAAAAAAGAAGCAACATTGTTTGTGCATCAGCAGAATAATATCTGGCTGTACTGAACTGGCAACACCTTCAGTGCATGTCAGATTttgtggtttcatagtaggacGGTCATGACAAGTTAACTTTTTTAATtggctttttattttatatttgtagAAAATTTAAAATATATGACTACATACCCACATTTGTAAATCTATGTGGCATTACTTGATAGCTtctatttgttattttgtttttctattcTCACCCTCCAGAAAGGGAACATTAAAATGCTTTGCATCCATCCATTTGTCTGTCACAGCCCTTGTCACTGCAATAACTCATCAGGGCTTTCAGCTGTCGTTTTCACATCAGATATACTTGTATACAATACATGCTGTCTGGGCCAGTGAGAGAATGCCTGAGGAATGAAGAAGAATTGTACTGGTAACAATTTGAAGATTAAAGGCAATGTGCAGACCTGCAGTAACTACAGCGGCATaaaattgatcagccacagcatgaagttatgggagagAGCAGTGGAAGTGAGGCTTAGAAAAGAggcgagcagcaatatggtttc
This genomic window from Thalassophryne amazonica chromosome 9, fThaAma1.1, whole genome shotgun sequence contains:
- the LOC117517257 gene encoding reticulon-4 receptor-like 1; amino-acid sequence: MFRRGCGGVELLLVLCGLDLSLPCPRHCICYTKPSTVSCQAHNFHDVPEGMPPQSERVFLQNNNIQRLLRGHFSPTTTMLWLYSNNISYIQPTTFHGFDRLEELDLGENRHLRALASDTFLGLGRLHDLHLHRCGLISLPPGIFAGLHNLQYLYLQDNQLEFLEDDLFIDLLNLSHLFLHGNRLWSLRQNTFRGLGVLDRLLLHHNQIQWVDRQAFHDLRRITTLYLFNNSLNELSGATLTLLPALEYLRLNDNPWECDCKALSLWDWLRRFRGSTSSVMCASPPEIAGKDLKTLKKEELPSCLSGEGHAHGSVGGELEQGESLNHLNRHRNHHNHHQQPYLPHGDQYSLPSPSPLPRPPKGGRRNCTRRGRKAKGGLNEVQVLREGGEKDYTPDGGKNELTTARKRECILRTSVGPPSGVQRVNNKSVSHLLGSIICFPLALLLSLSSVIPR